In Cyprinus carpio isolate SPL01 chromosome B16, ASM1834038v1, whole genome shotgun sequence, the following are encoded in one genomic region:
- the irx2a gene encoding iroquois-class homeodomain protein irx-2, with product MSYPQGYLYQPPGSLALYSCPLAAPRSEELVRSSSGSAFSPYPGSAAFTASANAFSSPLPYSTDPATGFPSYMGSPYDAHTTGMAGAISYHPYGSPGYPYQLNDPAYRKNATRDATATLKAWLQEHRKNPYPTKGEKIMLAIITKMTLTQVSTWFANARRRLKKENKMTWAPRNKSEDEDEDDGDGERKDERTDKNMDNSEASAEDEGISLHLTDHSCSVESDGEKVTCRTGDRVCDSGLDSKDKCDTGDLDTGREDRQRGPSPKQLTSSPLTAVEAPLLTHHHRENSTNKTCLDGQNQSVKPKLWSLAEIATSDPKQQQQQNCPPGVGLLTSTASTASPAGAVYPATSILGRPLYYTSPFYSRPNYTNYGNFSPLQGQGILRYNSAGEGLLHKQSGEPLLKTNPNQTEQHFRASNAESKKDPNEVFTVRAQSYLSS from the exons ATGTCCTATCCTCAGGGTTACCTCTACCAGCCCCCGGGCTCCCTGGCGCTCTACTCCTGTCCGCTGGCCGCCCCGAGGAGCGAGGAGCTGGTCCGGTCCTCGTCCGGTTCAGCGTTCAGCCCGTACCCCGGATCTGCGGCGTTCACCGCCTCGGCCAACGCGTTCTCCAGCCCTCTGCCCTATTCCACAGATCCAGCCACGGGATTCCCGTCCTACATG GGCTCTCCGTATGACGCGCACACCACGGGAATGGCAGGAGCCATCAGTTATCACCCGTACGGGAGCCCCGGGTACCCGTACCAGCTCAACGACCCCGCGTACCGGAAAAACGCCACGCGGGACGCGACGGCGACGCTAAAAGCGTGGCTCCAGGAGCACAGGAAAAACCCTTATCCCACGAAAGGAGAAAAGATCATGCTGGCCATCATCACCAAGATGACCCTCACGCAAGTGTCCACCTGGTTCGCCAATGCCAGAAGAAGACTCAAGAAGGAGAACAAGATGACATGGGCACCACGGAATAAAAGTGAGGACGAGGACGAGGACGACGGCGATGGGGAGAGAAAAGACGAGCGCACGGATAAAAACATGGACAACAGTGAAGCGTCTGCTGAGGACGAAG GCATCAGTTTGCACCTGACAGATCACTCGTGCTCGGTAGAATCTGACGGCGAGAAGGTCACGTGCAGAACCGGTGACCGGGTTTGTGATTCTGGACTCGATAGCAAGGACAAATGCGACACTGGTGATCTGGACACGGGCCGCGAGGACAGGCAGAGAGGCCCGTCACCAAAGCAGCTGACCTCTTCTCCTCTGACCGCGGTGGAGGCCCCTCTCTTGACCCATCATCACCGAGAGAACAGCACCAACAAAACATGCCTGGACGGTCAAAACCAAAGCGTCAAGCCTAAGCTCTGGTCATTAGCCGAGATCGCCACCTCGGAcccaaagcagcagcagcagcagaactgtCCCCCGGGTGTTGGCCTTTTGACCTCCACGGCGTCCACCGCGTCTCCAGCGGGCGCAGTGTACCCCGCCACCTCCATATTAGGAAGACCGCTTTATTACACCTCGCCGTTTTATAGTAGACCTAATTATACAAACTATGGCAACTTCAGCCCGCTGCAGGGCCAAGGGATACTGCGCTATAACTCAGCTGGAGAGGGACTCCTGCACAAACAGAGCGGCGAGCCTCTGCTGAAGACCAATCCAAACCAGACCGAACAACATTTCAGGGCCTCCAATGCAGAATCCAAAAAAG ACCCCAACGAGGTTTTCACAGTAAGAGCCCAGTCATACCTGTCGAGTTAA